Proteins from a genomic interval of Saccopteryx leptura isolate mSacLep1 chromosome 13, mSacLep1_pri_phased_curated, whole genome shotgun sequence:
- the NDN gene encoding necdin: protein MSEQSKDGCDPDLAAEAASHGAHGDPEAPGEAPEPALQAAPLAAEPDSPPPGPPDAALVSPPPEAPDEDDDPKALLQAAEEGRAHPAPSAAQPGPAPPAPAQLVQKAHELMWYVLVKDQKRMIIWFPDMVRDVIGSYKKWCRSILRRTSLILARVFGLHLRLTSLHTMEFSLVKALEPEELDRVALSGRMPMTGLLLMILSLIYVKGRGARESAVWNVLRILGLRPWKKHSTFADVRKLITEEFVQQSYLRYQRVPHVEPPEYEFFWGPRATHEITKLQIMEFLARVFKKDPQAWPSRYREALEEARAMREAAPPLPCPCPCPRNSVSED from the coding sequence ATGTCCGAACAAAGTAAGGACGGCTGCGACCCCGACTTGGCAGCCGAGGCCGCCAGCCACGGGGCGCACGGCGACCCTGAGGCTCCAGGGGAGGCGCCCGAGCCCGCGCTCCAGGCCGCGCCCCTGGCCGCGGAGCCGGACAGCCCGCCCCCGGGCCCTCCCGACGCCGCTCTGGTCTCGCCGCCGCCCGAGGCTCCGGACGAGGACGACGACCCGAAGGCCTTGCTGCAGGCCGCGGAGGAGGGCCGCGCCCACCCGGCCCCGAGCGCCGCGCAGCCGGGCCCTGCGCCTCCCGCCCCGGCCCAGCTGGTGCAGAAGGCGCACGAGCTGATGTGGTATGTGCTGGTCAAGGACCAGAAGCGCATGATCATCTGGTTCCCCGACATGGTGCGGGATGTCATCGGCAGCTACAAGAAGTGGTGCCGGAGCATCCTGCGGCGCACCAGCCTCATCCTGGCGCGGGTCTTCGGCCTGCACCTGCGGCTCACCAGCCTGCACACCATGGAGTTCTCGCTGGTCAAGGCGCTGGAGCCCGAGGAGCTGGACAGGGTGGCGCTGAGCGGCCGCATGCCCATGACGGGCCTGCTGCTCATGATCCTGAGCCTTATCTACGTGAAGGGGCGCGGGGCCCGCGAGAGCGCCGTCTGGAACGTGCTCCGCATCCTGGGCCTGCGGCCCTGGAAGAAGCACTCCACCTTCGCCGACGTCCGCAAGCTCATCACCGAGGAGTTCGTGCAGCAGAGCTACCTGAGATACCAGCGCGTGCCCCACGTGGAGCCGCCTGAATACGAGTTCTTCTGGGGCCCCCGTGCCACCCATGAAATCACCAAGCTGCAGATCATGGAGTTCCTGGCCCGGGTCTTTAAGAAAGACCCCCAGGCCTGGCCTTCCCGATACAGAGAAGCCCTGGAGGAGGCCAGAGCCATGCGAGAGGCTGCCccgcctctcccctgcccctgcccctgcccccgcaACAGTGTCTCTGAGGACTAG
- the MAGEL2 gene encoding MAGE-like protein 2, producing the protein MSQLSKNLGDSSPPPESPKPPVYSRPTVLMRAPPASSRAPPVPWDPPPIDLQASLAAWQASQAVWEGPQGQPPAPVAALAQPPPLGGPLVQAPPLGGPMGKPPTPGVLMIHPPPPGAPMAQPPTPGVLMMHPSAPGGPLAHPPPPGTPMVHPPPPGTPMAHPPPPGTPMVHPPPPGTPMAHPPPPGTPMAHPAPPGTPMAQPPAPGVLMAQTLTPGVLMVQPAAPGAPMVQPPPPAALMTQPPPPGAPMAKPPGPGVLMLHPSGSRAPINQPAASPAPMVQPGAPPAQPLPTWAPQAQPLILQIQSPVIRAPPQVPQGPQAPPAQMATPPGWQATSPGWQAPAQGWQATPLTWQAAQVTWPAPTIAWQAQPPVRQGPPAIRPGPPPIRPGPPPVRQGPPAIRQAPPLLRQAPPPIRPLTSPPPLWQALPPPPPLRQAPQARLPAPQLRAAPPMRLAPQVPTAPPAAQMPTAPLAGPQVPQAVLSAPLSAPQAVHCPPIIWQAPKGQAPVPQEMPTSIEFQEVQQAQALAWQPPKAPGQFWQPLPTQEVQRQGPPLGQMEQPFQGVPASQKALQIQLPTQQAQPSGPQAELPGLQIQTAWQATPALAQGQPEAPIAVANFPMGSSKSLMTPSGETRASSMDRRTSKERRTSSKDRRAPSKDRMIFAATFCSPKVVPGARGHLSTPWKNLPATPETYSAASRVFPATSQFQPASSNAFRGPSAIPEVPKSMPLALKDPYAYVEALPALPWVPQPSVSAPRVSKATAAILMGAAAAPQEMATIPEVPNTPDEPPRRTGKATRKKKHLNTEEDRGGRMAALRDPDRQAPRPRDNMNLSDWEVQNPLQFLGDWEDPNTFYDLSGWEGPSTSRILSGWEGPGPSWALSAWEGPSTSRALGLWESLGSPQSLVLSEIPGLSVGFGVAQNEPLSPLDERANALVQFLLAKNQAKVPVKRSEMVKFIIREYKDECLEIINRANTKLECVFGYQLKEIDPKTHSYIIINKFEYYQGRPGLSCLDTPTVGLLMVVLSLIFMKGNCVREDLIFTFLYKLGVDVRETEGLFGNAKKLITDVFVRERYLEVRRVPHSQPAQYEFLWGPRAFLEISKMLILRFLARLHKKDPQCWPFHYFEALAECEAQDLNADDEDDPDDKPGPAPRHPPPAKR; encoded by the coding sequence ATGTCGCAGCTAAGTAAGAATCTGGGTGACTCCAGTCCCCCACCGGAGTCACCCAAGCCGCCGGTCTATAGCCGCCCTACGGTTCTGATGCGGGCCCCGCCCGCCTCCTCCCGGGCGCCACCGGTCCCTTGGGACCCACCTCCGATTGATCTGCAGGCTTCGCTGGCCGCCTGGCAGGCATCGCAGGCTGTCTGGGAGGGACCGCAGGGCCAGCCGCCAGCTCCCGTGGCTGCGCTGGCCCAGCCTCCACCCCTAGGAGGTCCGCTGGTCCAGGCTCCCCCTCTGGGAGGGCCGATGGGCAAGCCCCCAACTCCCGGGGTCCTGATGATCCATCCTCCCCCTCCGGGAGCCCCGATGGCACAGCCTCCGACTCCGGGGGTCCTGATGATGCATCCTTCGGCTCCCGGAGGCCCACTggcccatcctcctcctcccggGACCCCGATGGTGCACCCTCCACCTCCCGGGACCCCGATGGCTCATCCTCCCCCTCCGGGGACCCCGATGGTGCATCCTCCCCCTCCGGGGACCCCAATGGCTCATCCTCCCCCTCCGGGGACCCCGATGGCGCATCCTGCACCTCCGGGGACCCCGATGGCCCAGCCTCCAGCTCCGGGAGTCCTGATGGCTCAGACTCTCACTCCGGGAGTCCTGATGGTCCAGCCTGCTGCTCCGGGAGCCCCGATGGTCCAGCCTCCGCCCCCAGCAGCCTTGATGACCCAGCCTCCACCGCCAGGAGCCCCGATGGCCAAGCCTCCAGGTCCCGGAGTCCTGATGCTCCACCCGTCGGGTTCAAGAGCACCCATCAACCAGCCTGCAGCTTCGCCGGCCCCGATGGTGCAGCCAGGAGCCCCACCTGCACAGCCCTTGCCTACCTGGGCCCCGCAGGCTCAGCCTCTCATTCTGCAAATCCAGTCCCCGGTTATAAGGGCTCCTCCGCAGGTCCCCCAGGGTCCGCAGGCCCCGCCAGCCCAGATGGCCACGCCCCCGGGCTGGCAGGCCACCTCGCCGGGCTGGCAGGCCCCTGCGCAAGGCTGGCAGGCCACGCCCCTGACCTGGCAGGCTGCCCAGGTCACCTGGCCGGCCCCGACCATTGCCTGGCAGGCGCAGCCACCTGTGCGCCAGGGCCCACCTGCCATCCGCCCAGGTCCACCCCCCATCCGACCTGGGCCCCCACCTGTGCGCCAGGGGCCGCCCGCCATCCGCCAGGCACCACCCCTGCTCCGCCAGGCACCGCCGCCCATCCGGCCGCTGACCAGCCCGCCCCCGCTGTGGCAGGCCCTGCCCCCTCCGCCCCCTCTGCGGCAGGCCCCTCAGGCTCGGCTCCCCGCCCCGCAGCTGCGGGCGGCCCCCCCGATGCGTCTAGCCCCACAGGTGCCCACAGCCCCTCCTGCGGCGCAGATGCCCACAGCGCCCCTGGCAGGTCCACAGGTGCCTCAGGCTGTGCTGTCTGCCCCTCTGTCGGCACCTCAGGCTGTGCACTGCCCCCCCATCATCTGGCAGGCCCCCAAAGGCCAAGCCCCTGTGCCACAAGAGATGCCCACCTCCATTGAGTTCCAGGAAGTGCAGCAGGCCCAGGCGCTGGCATGGCAGCCCCCCAAAGCCCCGGGGCAGTTCTGGCAGCCCCTGCCCACCCAGGAGGTTCAGAGGCAGGGTCCACCACTGGGCCAGATGGAGCAGCCCTTTCAGGGAGTCCCCGCCTCCCAAAAGGCTCTGCAAATCCAGCtacccacccagcaggcccaaCCCTCGGGCCCGCAAGCAGAGCTGCCCGGCCTGCAAATCCAAACAGCCTGGCAGGCGACCCCGGCCCTCGCGCAGGGGCAGCCCGAAGCCCCCATAGCGGTGGCAAATTTTCCCATGGGCTCCTCCAAATCACTGATGACTCCATCAGGAGAGACCAGGGCCTCCTCCATGGACCGTAGAACCTCCAAGGAGCGCAGAACGTCTTCGAAGGACCGCCGGGCCCCCTCCAAGGACCGCATGATCTtcgctgccaccttctgctctccAAAGGTGGTGCCAGGTGCCCGAGGTCACCTGTCAACCCCCTGGAAGAATCTGCCTGCCACGCCGGAGACCTATAGTGCCGCCTCGAGGGTCTTCCCGGCTACCTCTCAGTTTCAGCCTGCCTCTTCTAATGCCTTCAGGGGCCCCTCTGCCATCCCAGAGGTCCCCAAGTCGATGCCACTCGCTCTGAAGGATCCCTATGCCTACGTGGAGGCCCTGCCTGCTCTCCCCTGGGTGCCCCAGCCCAGTGTGAGTGCCCCCAGGGTCTCCAAGGCCACAGCCGCCATCCTGATGGGCGCAGCAGCTGCCCCCCAGGAGATGGCCACCATTCCAGAGGTGCCGAACACCCCCGATGAGCCTCCGCGCCGCACCGGCAAAGCCACCAGGAAGAAGAAGCACCTGAACACGGAAGAGGACCGCGGGGGCCGGATGGCGGCACTGCGTGACCCTGACCGGCAGGCCCCACGGCCCCGGGACAATATGAACTTGAGTGACTGGGAGGTACAAAACCCTCTCCAGTTCTTGGGTGATTGGGAGGACCCAAACACCTTCTATGATCTGAGTGGCTGGGAGGGGCCTAGCACCTCCAGAATCCTGAGTGGCTGGGAGGGGCCCGGCCCGTCATGGGCCTTGAGCGCCTGGGAGGGTCCCAGCACCTCCAGGGCCCTGGGTCTCTGGGAAAGCCTGGGCAGCCCCCAGTCTCTGGTCCTCTCTGAGATCCCGGGGCTGTCTGTGGGGTTTGGTGTGGCCCAGAACGAGCCCCTGTCCCCCTTGGATGAGAGGGCAAACGCCTTGGTGCAGTTTCTCTTGGCCAAGAACCAAGCCAAGGTGCCCGTCAAGCGCTCAGAGATGGTGAAATTCATCATCCGTGAATACAAAGATGAGTGCTTGGAAATCATTAACCGTGCCAACACTAAGCTGGAGTGTGTCTTTGGTTATCAATTGAAGGAAATTGATCCCAAGACCCACTCTTACATTATTATCAACAAGTTTGAGTACTATCAGGGCAGGCCCGGGCTGTCCTGCCTGGACACGCCCACCGTGGGCCTCCTGATGGTCGTCCTGAGTCTAATCTTCATGAAAGGCAATTGTGTCAGGGAGGACCTGATCTTCACTTTCCTGTACAAGCTAGGGGTGGACGTCCGGGAGACCGAGGGTCTCTTCGGAAACGCCAAGAAGCTCATCACTGATGTGTTTGTGAGGGAGAGGTACCTCGAGGTTAGGCGGGTCCCCCATTCCCAGCCCGCACAGTATGAGTTCCTCTGGGGCCCCCGGGCATTCCTGGAAATCAGCAAGATGCTGATTTTGAGGTTTCTGGCCAGGCTCCATAAGAAAGATCCCCAGTGCTGGCCGTTCCACTACTTCGAAGCCCTGGCTGAGTGCGAGGCCCAAGACCTCAACGCGGACGACGAGGACGACCCTGACGACAAGCCCGGCCCGGCCCCCCGCCATCCTCCTCCCGCCAAACGCTAG